The DNA region CACTTCCATGTCGAGGCCGTCGAGAGCGCGCACGCGCCCGAAGTCTGTGACCAACCCGGATACCTCGATCGCTGCAGACATGACTCTCCAATCACCGGAGCAAGCATGGGCTCGCTCGATGCGTCCCCCGCATGCCGGCGCGCCTGTTCGCGGCCCTGTTCTTCAGTGAGACCGGCCGGCTGACCGCGGCGGAGCTGGCCGATCGGCTTCATGCCAGTCCCGCGTCGGTCTCGACCGCGGCCAGATACCAGCTCGACCTCCACATGATGCGCCGCGAGCGCGAACCGGGCAGCAGGCGCGACGTATACGTCTACGACGAGGACTGGTACGAGATGATGATCTCCAGCAGTCCGCTCATCGACCGAGGACCGGCGCCGCTCAGGGAGGCCACGGCGGTCCTGGGAGACTCCCCGGCCGGCAGAAGGGTCGCCGAGGCTCTCGCCTTCCTCGAGTACCTCGCGGACGCTCGGCGGAGGATGCTCAAGGAGTGGAACGAGCGCAAGCGGGAACTGCGAGAAGCGCGAAGGGGGAAGTAACCACAGCGGTGGCTCGGATGACACGTGTTGCGCGTGCGGTACGGCGTTCCTGCCCCCGGAACAGAGGAGGGTCCCAGATGGCACCGGGTTCCCAGAGGATCCGCGTCGACAGCGGCATGGGCGTCGTATGGTTCATCGGCTGGATATTCACGATCGGGTACGTGAAGCTCGGCTTCTGGCCCGCCGTGCTCGCGTTGATCATCTGGCCCTATCATCTCGGCGTGGCCTTGAGGTAGCCGGCGAGGCTCCGCCGCGTCGACGAGAGGAGGCACCCGTGGCGGCCGAGACCCGAGTCCGTTCGATGACTTTCGCGATGCCGAGCGAGCGGGAGCTCGTCGCGACGGGGATGATGGACGGCTGGGCGGAGGGCTACGAGCGGCTGGAGCGGTACCTGCGGTCGCTGCGTGCCTGACGCTCCACGACACGACTCCGAGGATCGGCGCGACCTCGAGCCGTTCGTCGCCCTGGAGGCTGCGACGCTGATCGCCGGCACGGGCAATGGTGTGGCGGCGCTCGCCCTGCCCTGGCTGACGCTGCGGCTCACCAACGACCCGGCCGCGGCCGGCGTGGTCGTCGCCGCGGGCGCCCTGCCGACGCTCGTCGCCTCGCTCGCCAGCGGCGTCGTCATCGACCGCCTGGGCCGCAAGCGCACGAGCGTGGGCTCCGACGTGTTCTCGGCGGTGTCTGCGGGGGCGATACCCCTGTTCGGCTTCCTCGGCATCCTGACGTATCCGCTGGTGCTGGCGGCTTCCGTGGCCGGAGCGGCGTTCGACCCGGTGGGCGTGACGGCGCGAGAGGCGATGCTGCCCGACGTCGCACGGCGCGGGCGCCTCGACCTCGAGCGCGTGAACGGAGTGCACGAGGCGGTGTGGGCGCTCGCGTTCCTCGTCGGGCCGGGCGTCGCGGGCGTTCTGATCGCCGCGATCGGGGCCGCGCAGTCCTTCCTCGCGATGTTCGCCGGGTTCGTCGCATCCGCGGTGCTCGTGGGGACGGCGCGCATGCGGACACCCCCTCCCAGGACCCGGCCTCCGCAGCCCTGGCTGGCGGATGCCCTCGACGGCCTGCGCTTCGTCTGGCGCGACCGGGCGATCCGCTCCACGACGCTCCTGTCGACGATCTCCTTCACGCTGGCGTACTCGGTGCTCGCCATCGTGCTGCCCGTCGTCTACGAGCGCCTGGACCAGCCGCAGCGCCTCGGGTTGCTGGTGATGGCGTTCTCGGCGGGCGCGATCGTCGGCTCCCTGGTCTACAGCGCCGTGGGGACCTGGACTGCTCGGCGGCCGGTGTTCGTCACGGGACTCGTGGCGATGGCGGCGATGGCGGGAGTGCTCGCCTTCTCGCCCGCGTTCCGAGTCCGGATCGCGGTCATGCTCGCGGCCGGCTTCGCGAGCGGGCCGGTGGGCCCGATCGTGAACGTCGTGCTGCAGGAGCGCGCCGCCGAGGAGATCCGTGGCCGTGCGCTCGCCATGGTGTTCGCGCTCGACTACGCGCTGTTCCCCGTGGGCTACGTGTCGGCTGGCTTCCTGATCAACGCCGTGGGCATCCCCCGGACGTTCGCCCTCATCGGGATCGGGGCGGGCATCGTGGCGTTCTGGTCTATGGCGACGCCCGCGCTACGCGGGATGGAGCGGTCACGACGAGGACCGGGAGCTGGGCCCCTTCCGGGTGGGTGATCCGGCTCTCATCCTTTCCGCCTGTCGCGCGATTCGAAACCCCGAGCCTCGGGTAACCGGACTCACGGTCTTCGAGGGAGACGTTCCGCGCGCGCGTATGCGGCCTGAACCGCAGCCGCAAGCCGCGCCGAGGATGCGGGAGGACGAGCATGGCCGACGTGCCTGACGAACTTCGACCGGGCGACGTGTACCGGGAATGCGACACGAGCGACTTCACGTTCGAGACCACCGACGAGCTCCCCGACCTCGACGAGATCATCGGTCAGCCGCGCGCGGTATCGGCCGTCGACTTCAGCATGCGTGTCGCCGACGGCGGCTACAACCTCTTCGCCGTCGGCCCTGCCGGTACCGGCAAGTCGAGCGTGATCGACAAGTTCCTCGCGGATCGGGCCGCCTCGCTGCCGATCCCCGACGACTGGGTCTACGTCCACAACTTCAGGGAACCGTCCCGGCCCAACGTCATCCGCATGGGCGCGGGCCGGGGGCAGGAGTTCAGGAAGAACATGGAGGACCTCGTCGAGGAGCTCAGGATCGCCATCACGCAGGCCTTCGACAGCGAGGAGTACGCGAACCAGAGGCAAGCGGTGATCGGCCGGTTCGAGGAGCGCGTGAAGAGCGAGCTCCAGGCGGTCAGCGAGAAGGCCGACGCGGAAGGCCTCCTCATCCTCGGCTCACCCGCTGGGATCATGGTCATGCCGAGGATGCCCGACGGCCAGCCGATGCCGCCCGAGGAGTTCCAGTCCCTGCCCGAGGAGGAGCGCAAGAGCGTCGAAGAGCGCGCCGGACGCATCAACGAAGAACTCCAGCAGACCACCCGCGAGACCCGCAGGGTGGAGCGCGAAGGCCGCGAGGCGCTGCGCGACCTGGACCGCAAGGTGACCTCGTTCGCGGCACGGCACATCATCGACGACGCCTGCGAGCGCTGGTGCGACGCCCCGGGAGTGAACGAGTACCTCTACACGATGCTCGACGATGTCGTGGAGAACGCCGAGGACTTCAAGAAGCAATCCGAGGACGAGGCGCCTACCCTGTTCGGCGTGCGCATGCCGCAGGCCCGGTCGCGCGACGGCTTCCGCAAGTACGGGGTCAACGTGCTCGTCGACAACTCCGGGCTCGACGGTGCGCCCGTCGTGACCGAAAGCAACCCCGTGTTCCAGAACATCGTCGGACGCGTAGAGCACCTGGCCGAGTTCGGGGCGTTGCTGACGGACTTCAACATGATCAAGCCGGGGGCGCTGCACAAGGCGAACGGAGGCTTCCTCGTCCTGGATGCGCGGGAAGTGCTCCTCAAGCCCTACGCGTGGGACGCGCTCAAGCGTACGCTCAAGACCCGGGAGATCCGGGTGGAGGACATCGCCAAGCAGTTGGGTGTGGCGACGACGGCTACGCTCGACCCCGAGCCGATACCGTTCGACGCGAAGATCGTGCTCATCGGCGAGCCCTTCCTCCACTACCTGCTCTCCGCGCTCGACCCCGACTTCGGCGAACTGTTCAAGGTCAAGGCGGACTTCGACACGGTGGTCGAGCGGACCCCGGAGAGCGAGCGGCTCTACGCGAGATTCGTGGGACACGTCTGCCGGCAGCGAGGGCTCGCCCCGTTCTCGCCTGAGGCCGTGGGACGCGTCATCGAGCACTGTTCTCGCCTCGCCGCCGATCAGGAGCGGACCACGAGCCGGTTCCGGAACGTCGCGGACCTGGTGACGGAGGCCTCTCACTGGGCCGGCGAAGGGCACGACGGCACGGGGCGGGTCGTCGTGCACCGCGAGCACGTGCAGAAGGCCATCGACGAATGGGTCTATCGATCGAACCGCGTGGAGGAGCGGCTCCACGACAGGATCAAGGACGGGTCCCTGCTCGTGGACGTCGAGGGAGCCGTCACCGGGCAGGTGAACGGGCTGTCCGTCACCGCCGTCGCGGACTACGCATTCGGCTTCCCGAGTCGGATCACCGCGACCCATCGCCTCGGCGAGGGAGAGGTCGTCGACATCGAGCGCGAGGTGGAGATGGGCGGCCCCATCCACTCGAAGGGCGTGCTCATCCTCGCCGGCTACCTCGGCGCGAAGTACTCCGCCGATCGCCCCCTCTCCTTGACCGCGCGGCTCGTGTTCGAGCAGTCCTACTCGGGAGTCGAAGGGGACAGCGCGTCATCCGCCGAGCTCTACGCGCTCCTGTCGTCGCTGTCCGGGCTGCCGCTACGGCAACGGCTGGCGGTCACAGGCTCCGTGAACCAGCTGGGCCGGATCCAGGCCATCGGGGGCGTCAACGAGAAGGTCGAGGGCTTCTTCAAGGTATGCGAGGAGCTCGACCCCGGAGGCGACCACGGGGTCCTCATCCCGAGGTCGAACGTGCGCCACCTGATGCTGGAGGCTCCCGTCCGCGACGCCATCGCCGCCGGCCGCTTCCACATCTTCCCGATCTCGACCGCGGATGAAGGGATCTCGTTGCTGGCCGGCGTGCAGGCGGGAGTACCGGACGAGGCGGGCACCTATCCCGAAGGCTCGGTCAACCGGCTCGTCGTCGACCACCTGGCGGCGCTCGCGGAGGAAGCTCGGAAGCTCGCGGCGGTCAAGGCGAAGGCGATCGAGGGCCGGCACTCTCACTAGTGCCGCTCGAGAGCGATCCCGATTACGCCGTCGCTCAAGTTCACGACCCGCGCGGACTCCGGCGTGTCGTGGCGGTGGTACAGCGCCGACATCCCCGTTCCCCTCTGCTCCTCGGCTACCTACCCCATCCGGGCGCCGAGGGACTCAGCGGGCCTCCCGCCACCCGCCGCGCTCGCCTCATGCCTCACGGGGTCGAAGACTGACGCGGGCGTGTCCCGCGGCGATGCACACAGCTGCAGCCGGGGGCTGAGCGCCGGAACGGAGGAGCGAGGACATGAGCGAGCACACCAACCGGGAGATCGTACGGAAGGCATACGCGGCGGCCGAGACTGGTGACATAGAGGCCTTCCTGCAGCAATGCGACCCGAAGATCGAATGGGTCTACCCGCCGATGCAGGGCGTGCCGTACGGCGGCGTGTGGACAGGGTTCGAGGGCATGAAGCGGTTCTACGAGATCTACGATGAGGTCGAGGAGTCCCTCGAATACGAGGCCACCGACTTCATCGCCGAAGGGGACCGGGTGGTGGTCCTCGGCCGCACTCGAGGGAAGGCCAAGCGATCGGGCCGCATGGTCGAGTACGACTGGGTCGACGTCGTGACCCTCCGTGAGGACAGGATCGTGAAGATCCGCTCGCATTACGACACCACGGCAGTGATCGAAGCGCACCGGGCAGACGGGCCCGGCGCTGCCGGTGGCGGAGGCGGAATCGGACTGGAAGGCCGTCATGATGTCGGGGCCGGCCTCCGCTGCCCGCGCACTGGAGGCGCATCCCAAGGCCGGGTGGCTCTTCATCGGCCGTCAGTACGCGACCGCGCCGTCTCTCCAGATGCTCGAGGCGCCGTTACGGATCCTCTGCGCGGCGGGCTTCCGAGACCAGGAGCTGGTCGACGCGGCGCACGCGATCTTCGCGCTGACAGTCGGCTGGTACATCCTCGCTTCCGGTGAGGGCGGCTCCTGGAGCGGCCCCGAGGAGGAGGCGATCGAGGCCACGGGGGAAGCGGCGCCCCTGGCGACGGAGCTCGCACCCCAGCTCCGCGACTGGAGCCGCGGGATGGAGGAGGGACTCAAGGCGCTGCTCGACGGGCTCGAGGCCGGACGCGAGAAGTATGTGTGAGTTCACCACATGGCGGACGCCGGTGTCGGAACATCGTGGACGCCCCCTCCACCCGCTGATGATCCAGTCGTACCACACCAAGGAGCTCGAGAGTGGTCGGCCCAACGGGGAGGGCGGCCTCTCGGCTCAGCGGTGCTCCACTTGGGCTTCACTTCAAGACCCCGAAGGCGGACAAGAGCAAGCGGAGCCTTCTCCTGAACGCGCCGCTCCGCCCGACCCTACTCGGCGCCCGGAGACTCCATGATCTGGAACGTCCTCTCCCAAGCGGTCACCGATAGTGCCCCCTGGCGGCTGGCGCCTCCGACGACGACGATCCTCCCCTCGAACACGGCACCGTCGGCCCCGTGCACCGTGAGGGGCGGAGACTGCGCCAGCTCCCACCGCGGGCGCTCGTCGCGCGTATCGAGCACCCAGTGCTCGTCGATGACGCCGCCGCGAAGACGAGGGTCTTCGCCGCCGAGCACGTAGACCCGCCCATCGGTGAAGCCTTCCGCGGCGCCGCTCGTGGGCTCCGGCAGGCTCGGTCCCTGCTCCCAGACGTCCCGCTCGGGGTCGTAGATGTCGACGCGCGCGACGTTCTCCGAGGTGCGTCCGCCGATCGCCCAGATGCTGTCGGCGGTCGCGACCACGGACAGGTGGTCGCGCATCTCCGGGATCGGCGCGGCAGTCGCCCACTCGTCTCTGTCCGGGTGGTACACGAAGGTGTTCGCGGTCTCGCCGTGACCGCCCACCACGTAGAGGCGTCCGTCGAACTCGACCATGCGGTGACCCCAGCGCGCCTCCGGCAGCGGAGGCATGGACTCCCACGTCGAGCCCTCATCGGGCTCCCATCGCCAGACCTCGCGCCTGCCCTGCCATGCCCCGGCGTCGAGCGTCTCGGACCCCCCCGACACCCAGACCGCGCCGTCGAGCGCAGCGGCTGAGGCGTGGTGGACCGCTACCGGCAGGGACGGTCCTCGGCTCCAGGCCCCGCTCGCCTCCTCGTAGGTGAAGACGTCGTCGACCACCTCTCCGAGCCCGGACAGGCCGGAGAGAACGACGAGCATCTCCGAGCCGTCTTCCCGGACGACCGACACGGTCGCGAGTTCGCCGAACGCCCTGGGCAGCTCAGGGCCGAGCGCCCACTCATCGCGCTCCTGCGGCTCAGGCGCCGTTAGCAGCAGCCAGCCTACGGCCAGCGCCGCGAGAACGATGAGCGCACCGATGACGATGCCTGTCGGACGGAGCCAGCGCGGCATGAGCACTCCTCACCGGCGACGCGTGGCACGGGTCGACTTCCGGACCGCCGTCTCCCGCAGGTGGTGTCTACCGCTTACGGGCTCGTCCTACGCGCCCGCGGTCGTCGGGCGAGCGTCACTACCCCCGCGTCAGCGCGACGCGCAATCGCCACGCCCCGAGCGCGTACATGACGGCGGCGAAGCCCGCGAGCACGCCGAGCTCGGGGAGGATGTCCGCGATCGAGCCGCCTTCGAGGATGAGCGTCTCGAACGCCCGGATGCCCCACGCGTGAGGCGTGAAGTGCGCGACCCGGTAGAGCGTGGGCGAGAAGACCTCCATGACCATGAGCGGCACCATCGAGCCCCCGAGCGCTCCCAGCCCTATGCCGAGGACGACGCCGATCCCGCCTGCCTGCTCCTCGTTGCGAAGGACCGATCCCATCAGCATGGCGGTACCCGAAGCGCCGAGCGAGAAGACGAGCAGGACCGCGACCGCCCCGAAGGGGTCGCCCCAATCGACACCGAAGACGAGCGCGGTCCCCAGAATGATGAACAGTCCCTGCAACAGCGCGACGGCCAGCCTCCCCAGCCCCTCTCCGAACACGATCGTCCTCGTGGAGGTCGGAGTGGCGAGCATACGGCCCGACACGCCCAAGCGGCGCGACTCGATCAGCGCCGTGGAAGCCGTCATGGAGGTGAGGAAGACGAAGAGCAGCAGCTGGGAGTAGGCGCCCAGCTCGAACCGCCCGACCCGCTCGAACGGCGAGAGCTCGCCCACCGCCTCGGTCCCGACGTCGATCCGCGCCACCTCGCCGGCCTGCTCGCGGGCGGTCGTCAGCGCCTCCTCGTGACCGGCGCCTGCCCGAGCGGCTGCGAAGGCCGCGGCCCGCAGGATGGCGGCCTGCTCCACCACCACCGACTCGATCGTGCTGCGAAGGGCCTGCGCCGAGGCGTCGGGCCTCGACACGTACTCGACCGCCGCCTCGCGGCCCGAAGCCAAGACCTCGTCGTAGTCCTCGGGAATGAGCACCGCCACCTCGACGCGCCCGCGCTCGACCGCAAGCACGAGCGCATCGCGGTCCTCCCATCGGGAGACCTCCATCGCTCCGAGATCGGAGACGCCCTCGGCGAGCTCCCGGGCGAGTGGGCCGCCCTCGCCGCCCTGCACGCCGACCCTGGGCTCGAAGCCTCCTCCGAACGTCGCGCCGAGCACCAGGATGAGCATCATCGGGAGCATGAACACGAAGAAGATGTTCGAGCGGTCCCGGATCACCCTGGTGACCGAGATGCGGGCGATGGCCAGCGCCTTCATCGGTCCACCGCCCGTCGCAGGAAGGGCCACGCGACACCGCCGGTGACGAGGCCGAAGGCGAGCAGCGCGGCCACGGCGGGCAGAACGGCCGGGACCTCCCCGGCCCGCAGGTCGCTCAGACCGCGCAGGAACCAGGCGTGCGGTGTGGCGAGGCTCAGCGTCTCGAGGACACCGCCTGCCTGCGCCACCTGGAAGAACGTGCCGCCGAGGAAGGCGAGCACGAGCGAGACTATCGCCTGGAAGTTCTCGGCCTGTGCCTGGCTCCTCGCGGTGGCAGCCACCACGCCGAGGATCCCCATCGACGAGAACACGACCGCCACCACGAGCAGCGCGACGCCCAGCGGGTGGCCCCACTGGGCGCCGAGCAGCACCGTCGTGGCCACGATGAGCACGCTCATGCTGGCGACCCCGAGGGCGAAGGAGGTGACGGCCTTGCCGAGGATGATCGACCTGCGGTCGATGGGCGCGGCGAGCAGGCGCTCGAGCGTGCCCTTCCGGCGCTCGTCGAGCAGCCCGCTGACGCCGAACGACACGGTGAAGAACAGGAAGAACACCGACATGCCCGCAGCCATGTACGTCGTCTGGGGGAGCTGCCGCGTCCGGGCGGTGACGTCCTCGAGCGTGACCGGAAGGCCGGTGCCGGCGACCTCCTCGGCGAGCCCGGCGACCGCGCCGGGGTCGTGGGTCTCCTCATGTTCGAGCGTCGTGCGCACGGCGACCTCCACGGCGCCGACCTCAGAGGAGAACCCCTCGGCGACCGAGAGGGCCACCTGGCTCGCCAGCTGCGCTCCGACGCTGCCGATGACGGCGATCTCTCCGCCCTCGCCCCGCGTGACGCGCTCGGACAGGTTCGCGGGGAGAACGAACGCGGCGCTGGCGGTCTCGCCGCCGCCGCCCGTCTGACCGGCGCCGCGCTCCACACGCTCCCTGGCTTCCTCGGCGCTCTCGACCTCGACGATCGTGGCGATGCCGTCCTCCTCGAGCGAGTCGAGCATGTCGAGGAACGCGTCGGCGATGGGGCCCTCGTCCTCGTTGACCACGGCGTAGGTGGCGTGGAACGTCGCGGCGTCGAGCGGGCCGAAGACGAAGTTGAAGATGACGGCGAGCCCGAGCGGCGCGAGAAGGCCGTAGATGAAGACAGACCGGTCCCGCATGCGCTGAGTGAGGTCCTTGCGGGCGATGAGCAGCGCCGTCCGGAGCACCATCAGTCCCTGAGCGCGCGGCCGGTGAGATGCAGGAAGACCGCCTCGAGGTCCGGCTGGTCGACATCAACACTCGTCACCGTGGCGCCGGCGGACGCGACAGCGGCGAGCAACCCCGCAAGAGCGCCGGAGGCACCCTCGACGATGAGGTCGAGGCCCCCCTCGGCCACGCCCGCCTCACGCACGGCGTCCATGCCCTGCAGCGCCGCGACGGCCGCCCCGAGCTCGCCGGTCGCGGTCAGCCGCACCCGGTCGTGCTCGCCGACGAGCCTCACGAGCTCGTCCCGGGTGCCCTCGGCCACGATCCTGCCGTGGTCGATGATGCCGACGCGGTCGCAGAGGCGCTCGGCCTCTTCCATGTAGTGGGTGGTGTAGAGCACCGCCAGCCCCTCGGCGCCGAGCCTCTCGACGCTCTCGAGGATGGAGTTCCTGCTCTGCGGGTCGACCCCCACCGTCGGCTCGTCGAGCACGAGCAGCTTCGGGCCGTGCAGCAACCCGATCGCGATGTTCAGCCTGCGCTTCATCCCGCCGGAGTACTCGCCCGCCTTGTCGCCCGCGCGGTCGGAGAGCCCGACGGTCTCGAGCGCCTCGTCGATGCGCGAGACGCGCTCGCCGCCGGTCAGCCCGTACAGGCGACCGAAGAACGCGAGGTTCTCGCGCGCGGTCAGGTCCGGGTAGATCGCGATGTCCTGGGGGACGTAGCCGACCGCTCGCTTCGGAGCGACGCTCCGCGCGGTGAGCGGCTCGCCGAGCAGGCGCACCTCTCCGCCGTCGGGCTCGAGCAGCCCGCAGGCCATGGCGATGCTGGTCGTCTTGCCGGCGCCATTCGGGCCCAGCAGACCGTAGGTCTCGCCCGCCGCTATCTGGAAGCCGACGCCGTCGACCGCGACCAGGTCGCCGAAGCTCTTGCGAAGGCCGGTGCAGCGAAGAACGGGGGGTAGGCCCTCGGACACGCCGTCTCCTCCTGATCGGAACCCTGCGGCACCTCATCCTACCCGAACGCCGCGAACCGACGGGGGCGTGAGCGGAGGCGGCGGCCTCACCGCCGCCCCGCCGCCTCGGTGAATCGCACCTCGCGCCGGCCAGTCTCCGGCGTCCAGAACGCGAGGAGCGCCTCGCCCTCCTCGGCGGCCTCGCTACGCTGCCGCTTCGACAGCGGGCCGAAGAGCCTGACGACTGCTCCAGCAGGCGGCGGCCCTCGGCGAGGATGTCGTCGAAGCCGCGCTC from Coriobacteriia bacterium includes:
- a CDS encoding ABC transporter permease; the encoded protein is MVLRTALLIARKDLTQRMRDRSVFIYGLLAPLGLAVIFNFVFGPLDAATFHATYAVVNEDEGPIADAFLDMLDSLEEDGIATIVEVESAEEARERVERGAGQTGGGGETASAAFVLPANLSERVTRGEGGEIAVIGSVGAQLASQVALSVAEGFSSEVGAVEVAVRTTLEHEETHDPGAVAGLAEEVAGTGLPVTLEDVTARTRQLPQTTYMAAGMSVFFLFFTVSFGVSGLLDERRKGTLERLLAAPIDRRSIILGKAVTSFALGVASMSVLIVATTVLLGAQWGHPLGVALLVVAVVFSSMGILGVVAATARSQAQAENFQAIVSLVLAFLGGTFFQVAQAGGVLETLSLATPHAWFLRGLSDLRAGEVPAVLPAVAALLAFGLVTGGVAWPFLRRAVDR
- a CDS encoding MFS transporter gives rise to the protein MPDAPRHDSEDRRDLEPFVALEAATLIAGTGNGVAALALPWLTLRLTNDPAAAGVVVAAGALPTLVASLASGVVIDRLGRKRTSVGSDVFSAVSAGAIPLFGFLGILTYPLVLAASVAGAAFDPVGVTAREAMLPDVARRGRLDLERVNGVHEAVWALAFLVGPGVAGVLIAAIGAAQSFLAMFAGFVASAVLVGTARMRTPPPRTRPPQPWLADALDGLRFVWRDRAIRSTTLLSTISFTLAYSVLAIVLPVVYERLDQPQRLGLLVMAFSAGAIVGSLVYSAVGTWTARRPVFVTGLVAMAAMAGVLAFSPAFRVRIAVMLAAGFASGPVGPIVNVVLQERAAEEIRGRALAMVFALDYALFPVGYVSAGFLINAVGIPRTFALIGIGAGIVAFWSMATPALRGMERSRRGPGAGPLPGG
- a CDS encoding MarR family transcriptional regulator gives rise to the protein MPARLFAALFFSETGRLTAAELADRLHASPASVSTAARYQLDLHMMRREREPGSRRDVYVYDEDWYEMMISSSPLIDRGPAPLREATAVLGDSPAGRRVAEALAFLEYLADARRRMLKEWNERKRELREARRGK
- a CDS encoding AAA family ATPase; this encodes MPDELRPGDVYRECDTSDFTFETTDELPDLDEIIGQPRAVSAVDFSMRVADGGYNLFAVGPAGTGKSSVIDKFLADRAASLPIPDDWVYVHNFREPSRPNVIRMGAGRGQEFRKNMEDLVEELRIAITQAFDSEEYANQRQAVIGRFEERVKSELQAVSEKADAEGLLILGSPAGIMVMPRMPDGQPMPPEEFQSLPEEERKSVEERAGRINEELQQTTRETRRVEREGREALRDLDRKVTSFAARHIIDDACERWCDAPGVNEYLYTMLDDVVENAEDFKKQSEDEAPTLFGVRMPQARSRDGFRKYGVNVLVDNSGLDGAPVVTESNPVFQNIVGRVEHLAEFGALLTDFNMIKPGALHKANGGFLVLDAREVLLKPYAWDALKRTLKTREIRVEDIAKQLGVATTATLDPEPIPFDAKIVLIGEPFLHYLLSALDPDFGELFKVKADFDTVVERTPESERLYARFVGHVCRQRGLAPFSPEAVGRVIEHCSRLAADQERTTSRFRNVADLVTEASHWAGEGHDGTGRVVVHREHVQKAIDEWVYRSNRVEERLHDRIKDGSLLVDVEGAVTGQVNGLSVTAVADYAFGFPSRITATHRLGEGEVVDIEREVEMGGPIHSKGVLILAGYLGAKYSADRPLSLTARLVFEQSYSGVEGDSASSAELYALLSSLSGLPLRQRLAVTGSVNQLGRIQAIGGVNEKVEGFFKVCEELDPGGDHGVLIPRSNVRHLMLEAPVRDAIAAGRFHIFPISTADEGISLLAGVQAGVPDEAGTYPEGSVNRLVVDHLAALAEEARKLAAVKAKAIEGRHSH
- a CDS encoding nuclear transport factor 2 family protein, whose amino-acid sequence is MSEHTNREIVRKAYAAAETGDIEAFLQQCDPKIEWVYPPMQGVPYGGVWTGFEGMKRFYEIYDEVEESLEYEATDFIAEGDRVVVLGRTRGKAKRSGRMVEYDWVDVVTLREDRIVKIRSHYDTTAVIEAHRADGPGAAGGGGGIGLEGRHDVGAGLRCPRTGGASQGRVALHRPSVRDRAVSPDARGAVTDPLRGGLPRPGAGRRGARDLRADSRLVHPRFR
- a CDS encoding ABC transporter ATP-binding protein, whose amino-acid sequence is MSEGLPPVLRCTGLRKSFGDLVAVDGVGFQIAAGETYGLLGPNGAGKTTSIAMACGLLEPDGGEVRLLGEPLTARSVAPKRAVGYVPQDIAIYPDLTARENLAFFGRLYGLTGGERVSRIDEALETVGLSDRAGDKAGEYSGGMKRRLNIAIGLLHGPKLLVLDEPTVGVDPQSRNSILESVERLGAEGLAVLYTTHYMEEAERLCDRVGIIDHGRIVAEGTRDELVRLVGEHDRVRLTATGELGAAVAALQGMDAVREAGVAEGGLDLIVEGASGALAGLLAAVASAGATVTSVDVDQPDLEAVFLHLTGRALRD
- a CDS encoding ABC transporter permease, with product MKALAIARISVTRVIRDRSNIFFVFMLPMMLILVLGATFGGGFEPRVGVQGGEGGPLARELAEGVSDLGAMEVSRWEDRDALVLAVERGRVEVAVLIPEDYDEVLASGREAAVEYVSRPDASAQALRSTIESVVVEQAAILRAAAFAAARAGAGHEEALTTAREQAGEVARIDVGTEAVGELSPFERVGRFELGAYSQLLLFVFLTSMTASTALIESRRLGVSGRMLATPTSTRTIVFGEGLGRLAVALLQGLFIILGTALVFGVDWGDPFGAVAVLLVFSLGASGTAMLMGSVLRNEEQAGGIGVVLGIGLGALGGSMVPLMVMEVFSPTLYRVAHFTPHAWGIRAFETLILEGGSIADILPELGVLAGFAAVMYALGAWRLRVALTRG